A window of the Lactuca sativa cultivar Salinas chromosome 5, Lsat_Salinas_v11, whole genome shotgun sequence genome harbors these coding sequences:
- the LOC111912528 gene encoding E3 ubiquitin-protein ligase AIRP2, giving the protein MGKNYKDSLKALEADIQHANTIALNSPKDDNGACFQMRIYFSPAVDLFSYLFPWADCKIAGALGLLRVFVYQLYADGKTSMDVHERKASIRQFYGVIFPSIMQLQSGIMDLEERKNKEICLKKYSRKDGLEKGKLSNDDIERESECGICMETKTKVVLPNCTHSLCFKCYRDWHGRSRSCPFCRETLKGLKVADLWICVEASDAADLAIILKENSKRLFMYIEKLPLVPNACSNL; this is encoded by the exons ATGGGGAAGAATTATAAGGATTCGCTTAAAGCTCTCGAAGCTGATATTCAGCATGCCAATACTAT AGCATTAAATTCCCCCAAGGATGATAATGGAGCATGCTTTCAAATGAGAATCTATTTCAGTCCAGCTGTAGACTTGTTCTCCTATCTTTTCCCATGGGCAGATTGTAAAATCGCAGGAGCCCTTGGTTTGCTTCGTGTTTTTGTTTATCAG TTATATGCTGATGGAAAAACTTCCATGGATGTTCATGAAAGAAAAGCAAGCATTAGACAATTTTATG GTGTTATATTTCCATCAATAATGCAACTACAAAGTGGGATTATGGATTTGGAAGAGAGGAAAAACAAGGAGATATGCTTGAAGAAGTACTCACGAAAAGACGGTTTGGAAAAGGGAAAACTCTCAAACGATGATATTGAAAGAGAATCCGAATGCGGGATTTGCATGGAAACAAAGACCAAAGTCGTGTTGCCTAATTGCACCCATTCGCTATGCTTCAAATGCTATCGGGATTG gCATGGGCGATCGCGATCATGTCCCTTTTGtagggaaaccctaaaaggattGAAGGTAGCCGATCTATGGATATGTGTTGAAGCAAGTGATGCAGCCGATCTAGCTATAATATTAAAAGAGAACTCGAAGAGGTTGTTCATGTATATAGAGAAATTGCCTCTTGTTCCTAATGCATGTTCTAATCTTTAG
- the LOC111912520 gene encoding pentatricopeptide repeat-containing protein At2g29760, chloroplastic, producing MAAPTLPITSLPRHHHVSLPPATASITVNNDRYFSNHPTISLVNQCSNSKQLKQIHAQMLRNGLFSDPFSASILVSAFALSPIQDVDYAHKLFDQIPKPNIYTWNALIRAYSSSQVPIQSLSIFTRMLYRCDEVLPNKFTYPFLIKAASELLNMRVGEVLHGMAIKTSLGSDVFILNSLIHFYSTCKCLDSAYRVFQNIPVRDVVSWNSMITGFAQGDRPDEALKLFHEMQGENLKPDKVTMMSVLTASTKKLDLNTGKWVHSNIQRYGIKESLNLNNALLDMYTKCGSLEDAQKLFDKMPEKDIVSWTTMLVGYAKSGDYITARKHFDTMPSQDIAAWNALISSYEQSGNPKEALAIFNELQLSNKAKPDSVTMVSTLSACAQVGAMDMGGWIHVYIKKHGFNLTSHLITSLIDMYAKCGDLNKALEVFNSVDSKDVFVWSAMVAGFAMHGRGRDAIELFKKMEENNVNPNSVTFTNLLCGCSHTGLVTEGRDFFKKMEDVYGVVPGVKHYACMVDMLGRAGCLDEAMELIKSMPMPPLASVYGALLGACKLHGNVEIAEEASSRLIELEPWNHGAYVLLSNIYAKFGKWDKVAMLRKRMKDIGLKKERGCSSIEVDNRVHEFVAGDNTHPQCVMIYEKLNEIFEKLKLIGYEANRSQVLQCVEEEDMQEHALHLHSEKLAIAFGLIGLKKSQPIRVMKNLRVCGDCHNVAKMISMVYGREILLRDRYRFHHFKEGNCSCKDYW from the coding sequence ATGGCAGCTCCTACTCTTCCGATAACCTCCCTGCCACGGCACCATCACGTCTCTCTCCCCCCTGCAACTGCTTCCATAACGGTCAATAACGACCGATACTTTTCGAACCACCCAACAATTTCACTGGTCAATCAATGTTCGAATTCGAAACAACTCAAACAGATTCACGCCCAAATGCTCCGCAACGGTCTTTTCTCCGACCCCTTTTCAGCCAGTATCCTCGTCTCCGCCTTTGCCCTTTCTCCTATTCAAGACGTTGATTATGCACACAAACTGTTCGACCAAATTCCCAAACCAAATATCTACACTTGGAACGCGCTAATTCGCGCTTACTCTTCCAGTCAAGTACCCATTCAAAGCCTCTCGATTTTTACCCGGATGCTCTACCGATGTGATGAAGTGTTACCTAACAAGTTCACATACCCTTTTCTGATCAAAGCAGCATCCGAGCTTTTGAATATGAGAGTAGGAGAAGTTCTTCATGGGATGGCTATCAAGACGTCCCTTGGTTCTGATGTTTTTATACTCAATTCTCTTATACATTTTTATTCTACCTGTAAATGTCTGGATTCAGCGTATAGAGTTTTCCAGAATATTCCTGTGAGAGATGTTGTTTCCTGGAACTCCATGATTACGGGTTTCGCACAGGGTGATCGTCCTGATGAAGCCTTGAAGCTGTTTCACGAAATGCAAGGTGAGAATTTGAAACCCGATAAAGTAACAATGATGAGCGTCTTGACTGCTTCAACAAAGAAGTTAGATTTGAACACCGGAAAATGGGTTCATTCTAATATCCAAAGGTACGGAATCAAAGAAAGCTTGAATCTAAACAACGCATTGCTTGATATGTACACAAAATGCGGAAGCCTAGAAGACGCCCAGAAACTGTTCGATAAAATGCCTGAGAAAGACATCGTCTCATGGACAACCATGCTAGTTGGGTATGCAAAATCAGGCGATTACATTACAGCCAGGAAGCATTTTGACACCATGCCTAGTCAAGATATTGCTGCATGGAACGCCTTAATCTCATCTTATGAACAAAGCGGCAACCCAAAAGAAGCTTTGGCTATATTCAATGAACTACAATTGAGTAACAAAGCCAAACCTGATAGTGTCACCATGGTTAGCACTCTTTCTGCTTGTGCTCAAGTGGGAGCCATGGACATGGGTGGATGGATTCATGTTTACATCAAGAAACATGGATTCAACCTCACTTCTCATCTCATAACCTCATTAATCGACATGTATGCTAAATGTGGGGATCTAAATAAAGCCCTTGAGGTTTTCAATTCAGTCGATAGTAAAGACGTTTTTGTCTGGAGTGCCATGGTTGCAGGTTTTGCAATGCATGGACGTGGAAGAGACGCGATAGAACTATtcaagaaaatggaagaaaaCAATGTGAACCCTAATTCTGTTACTTTCACTAATCTATTATGTGGTTGTAGCCACACGGGATTAGTTACAGAAGGGCGTGATTTCTTCAAGAAAATGGAGGATGTTTATGGGGTTGTTCCCGGGGTGAAACACTATGCATGCATGGTGGATATGCTTGGGCGTGCGGGTTGTTTAGATGAAGCTATGGAGTTGATAAAGTCAATGCCAATGCCTCCTTTGGCTTCTGTTTATGGAGCTTTGTTAGGTGCATGTAAACTCCATGGAAATGTGGAAATTGCTGAAGAAGCTAGTAGTCGTTTGATAGAACTTGAGCCATGGAATCATGGTGCGTATGTTCTTTTGTCTAATATCTATGCCAAATTTGGAAAATGGGACAAGGTTGCTATGTTAAGAAAGAGAATGAAAGATATTGGATTAAAGAAAGAACGCGGGTGTAGCTCAATTGAGGTGGATAATCGCGTTCATGAGTTTGTTGCAGGAGATAACACGCATCCGCAATGTGTGATGATATATGAAAAGcttaatgagatttttgagaagttAAAGTTGATTGGGTATGAGGCGAATCGATCTCAAGTTCTTCAATGTGTTGAAGAAGAAGATATGCAAGAACACGCGTTACATCTTCATAGTGAGAAGTTAGCAATTGCTTTTGGGTTAATTGGTTTGAAAAAAAGTCAACCGATTCGTGTTATGAAGAATCTTCGTGTTTGTGGAGACTGTCATAATGTTGCGAAGATGATTTCAATGGTTTATGGTAGAGAGATTTTGTTGCGAGATCGGTATAGGTTCCATCATTTTAAAGAAGGCAACTGCTCATGTAAAGACTACTGGTAA